In the genome of Candidatus Rokuibacteriota bacterium, the window TCATTGATCAGCGCGAGGAGAGTCAGAGGTTTACGATGGTCCTGATGCGAATCGTGGAACTTGCCTGTGGCGCTGACCAGCACAGAGCCATCGTCGTGCTGGAAGACATGGAGCGCCACATCAAGCTCGCCTTCTCGACCGATCCGCATGAGGCCCATCGCCTCGCCCGGGAGATGGGGCACGCTCGGTGCAGCTGTAACCCTGTCTACGACTTTATGCAGTCCCTTCTGGGGGCATTTCGGGCCACGATCAGCCACGTCGTGCTGGACGATATGGGGAGCAAAGGGATCGGCGCTCTCGTCTGTTTGCGCCAAGGTGACGTGGGGCTGACGCTTTCCTGTTACCCCCCGGATGCGCTCGCCCTGGCGCTGAGGACGAAAGTTCCCATCTACGCGACCGAGGCAGTCCTCGCGCGTGCGGAGGCGCGATCAGCCCCGGGAACCCTTCCAGCTGGACCCGCGGAAGTCACGGGGTGGCTTGAGCAGGTGAAACCCGATGACTTCTGATCCCAAGTACCACGCGCGAGATTGAAAATGGTGCGCTAGGGCAAGCCCCTTAGGGGGTGATCGGCCTACCCCGGCGTTCCTCTCCCGACCCGCGCTGTTTTCTTCTTTTATCTCAGCCTACCTTCCCGAGCCGGGGCCAGCAGGTTGATCTTGTACTCGGCCGTGAGAACTGAGGCGTCGGGTGGGAACAAACTCAGCGCGGCGAAGCCGCACGCGCTGTCCACGATCATGCTCATGTCCGCAGCTCCCTTTCCGGAGGAGCGCGCAGCGCGAGCGCTGGCCGGGCAGGGCCGAAGCCCGAAGGCTTCCCCTCTCTCACAGGAGCCCGTTGCGGTTCGCGTGGGCGACGGCCTCGAGCCGGCTGTGCACGCCCAGCTTGCCGAAGATGTTCTGGACGTGGTTCCGCACCGTCGCCGGGCTGACATGAAGCCGTTCGGCGATCGCCTTCGTGTCCGCCCCCGCCGTGAGCAACCGCAGCACCTCCAGCTCCCGCCGGGTGAGCTCGACCGGCGTCC includes:
- a CDS encoding bifunctional nuclease family protein, whose protein sequence is MVLMRIVELACGADQHRAIVVLEDMERHIKLAFSTDPHEAHRLAREMGHARCSCNPVYDFMQSLLGAFRATISHVVLDDMGSKGIGALVCLRQGDVGLTLSCYPPDALALALRTKVPIYATEAVLARAEARSAPGTLPAGPAEVTGWLEQVKPDDF
- a CDS encoding PaaI family thioesterase — encoded protein: MSMIVDSACGFAALSLFPPDASVLTAEYKINLLAPAREGRLR
- a CDS encoding response regulator transcription factor, with the translated sequence MWLDISIVVVPGARRDLSTTVHLFRDVTASREIEALVRERLTQSKREASNGNGTPVELTRRELEVLRLLTAGADTKAIAERLHVSPATVRNHVQNIFGKLGVHSRLEAVAHANRNGLL